The Carassius gibelio isolate Cgi1373 ecotype wild population from Czech Republic chromosome B11, carGib1.2-hapl.c, whole genome shotgun sequence genomic sequence ATGAATAGTTTATTGTATCGTTATATTTGAAGAATGatcatattatattacattattttatgttaaatcaTATGTTTTTGGTGACCCACTCACCCTCGACGACTCCACTGAGGAACATCTTGGATATCTTGGACATGATTCCTGGTTTTGCAGCAGATCTAAAGATCAGGGGATTGTCACGAGCATGTAGATGATCGCTCTCTGTGCTCTTGAATGGATCTGAACCGAGGTCTGTGCATCTGCCGACACTGAACTGACACCgcttttaaaataatgttcatgtttatgatctctctGCTTCCTTATTGAACTCGTGGTCACCCCGTCGCGCATGCGCGCTTCAACAGCTGTCAAATAAACCCCGCCCACTTTCTGCGCGTGGCTCCGCCCAATTTCTGCTCGTCAAACCGTCAACTCTACAGCTGTTTAAGGTAAATCTACGATTAAACTATCTGAATGTTAACAAAAGTCACTACATTTCAAACTATATTATAATTGCATGAACAGTTGTCAAATGTGcctttgaaatgtttgaaaataacGCTGAAGTGAACATAAAGGAACTTAAACATTGGTTTGCCAAACGTGACGAACTTCTACAATAACAAACCAATAATCATTAAGAAAGTCGTTGATTCTTCATTTCTTCCAAATAATCTTTCAAGCTAGACATGTTTTTGGTGGAATATCGTTTTAAATGGTAATTAATCTACAAGTTTTTCAGTTGCTTAATGACGTCGCCCTCCGTCACGTGACATCGTTTTAGGCGGGAAAACGATCCGTGAGTACGATCTGCGGATATTCGATGAATTCTCTGATGATTAATCTGCAATAACTTTTCTATTCACTTCACATTTGGTGATTATTGTGGAACTAGACAATCCAAACATTAATATTAACACCACCCACTAACCACAAACACTACACATATTAGAATTACAACCCATTCtgtcaaatgttttaattattacgTTTGTTCTAACATCTTTTATTTTGACATATATAATACATGATTAAATTTACAGTGTTTTGAGTTCAGTGTAACAGAACATAAACCATTCATTAGCACATAAACCTTTTTATTCAGTTATAAACAAAGGGAATGtgttttcatatataaatatatatgcatgttaTATTTGCTTTCATAATGATGATTTCATCCTTTCATGCCATTTCATTCTTATGTACAACATTTAATGAGGAAAAAGTAGGGTTTTAAGTGTCAAGTAATAGAGAGCTGAAAGCAAAGCCAGTTTAGTGAAGtcagaaaaataaacaacaacaaaacagcttTTCCAGATCAAGTTCAAGCGCAGCTCTTCTGTGCAGCATGTGATTGTCTAATGTTACGTGGATTTATATCACCATTATTCCCAGATAGAGCTTCACTTGGACTTAACCCAGAATGTGAACCAGCTAAATTGGTCAGTGGTGAAATCAGCGTCTGATTCATGAAGATCTCATCTTCCGTCCTCTCTGAGCTTGTTTCAGCAGCGTGTCGAAGTCGAACGACTCGCATCGGCTCCTGGATGCTGGAGCCACATCTCGATTGGAATCTAAAGAACAGAATAAGAAATAAATGCCAAACCGAAACATCCTGATGTTTAGAATACATTACGCAAAGCATTAACAGTAGGGCTCCAGgattggtgaaaaaaaaattgtgatttttctaataaaatttttgatttttgttatatgtatatatatatatagatttttatttaatgccatgtcgcCATCAAAGGCTATTTTTAAGGCAAAAAATACAATATagctataaaataatatatttcttattattactactagtaaataaaaactaattactaAATAGATCAAATaagaaatattagtattgtaatatttttctGCTTTATTAACACTGGGACCGTGTTCGTCTCTGACTGCATTAAATCTGTGACAACATCCTCTTCTGTCCCGAGGAGACAAATCAATTAAATCTGAGGCAAGATAAGCTTTTATGGACTGAAATGATTGAGTGCTGATAAAGCACCTGTTCTTATCTGATCTGATGTAAATGAGCTGATAGTGTCTGGATAATTACACGCGATCATAAACGAACCTGTATTGATCATTTACCATGAGTCCCGAACTGCTCCAGAAGACGGGTCAGATCAGCCGCTTCAATCCCTGCAAACACACACCGCATGAGactctttcacactttcattttaGGATCACGAATATACTACTGTACTTTttacagaaatcatttgaattccACCCCCCtcccattttaatttttaagtttgagtaatcttgttgtttttgtaagtttaatatatacatatatatatataatttttttaatacaatgtttGCATGtagcttttgtttagtttttaaacacacacacacacatatatatatacatatattttttttatctattattattctagaaacattgtttttatatttaaatttaattttatctaAACCTTTAAagagtattattttatattattttattttatttgagtctATTTAGTTTCTGAtagtttttcttaatattttaaattaattgttttttatatttatatattttcccccatttttattagtttctgttatttaaaaaaaaaaaaaaaattatttccgttttatttagttattttactacaTCAAGCAGATAGTGTTATTTAGTAACTATTCatattcttttacattttctttattatgttccttgtcatttttatttggttgcatttttattaaagtgtgtatatatataattatataaaattattccaatttttatatttgtttttcattttagctaaacctttaaaaataatttactttatatgttttatatttgagtctatttagtttttattaaaaaaaataatatttatataatttgtattagtttctgttatttaaaaaaaaatctgtttagttattattacttttttatttcagttatggtTATAGTTGTTTTATTacatcaaataaaactaaatgaaaacccAGTCCAACTTGATTAAGCTTTGGCAACCAGCCGaaacaaaatattgtatttaaacttaTATCTATATGTTTCCGAACGAGACGAACGTTCTGCTCACCGATTGCTCCACACGTCGTCTGCTTCCGTCTCCTTCCTGAAGCTTCGGGTTCGTCCTCAGAGACTCGAACCTCTTCACAAGAAACACCAGCGTCTGGTTCTGAGGCTGAGATTATGGGCTGTCGTGTGGGTTTCAAGGGCACTAAAACCGGGTTTGGAGGGTCAATGCAAAGACCTACAGCCGTGTTTGTATCTTTCCGAGAGAGACGAGAGATTCCCAGCGACTGCGATGGAGATGTGTGTGGTTGGGAAGCTGGTGAAGCGAAGGCCATTTGGTTCGAAAGTCCATTGGTTTCTCCTCCAGAGCTGGCTTCTTCTGTCTGAGGAGACGGTACTGGTCTATACTGAGCGCTTTGGGCTTCTGAGGGGAAGTGATGTCAGAGTAAATCTCATCATCGTCTGGAGGAATCTCGTGGACGCAGATTAAGTTTAACGCAAAAGTCACGGTTTTCTTCACTTGTAAAGCATCGCTGGTTTTGACTAAAGCGCAAGTCGTCTTATTGTTATGGTCTGTTTCTGTCTGTAACCTTGCTTTgaacacattttcattaaatatattttttttacattaaatatataatgtgtaatatatatatatatatatatatatatatacactttgaGAATGTTTGTGCACaaaataatatagttttaaaagtaattgtggaACAGAAATACAAgggtaaaatacatataatatgaattatatattttacgTAATAAAAAATTGTACATGTCATGTGAAAATTAGAtttcaaaaatgttaatgttttcttggaaattgttaaatatttaatgaaattaaaataatgtgtgatgaagcagttattatatatatatatatatatataaaatattaaacatttccattttcagatttttgttaCAAAACAATCTTTTTGAAGTAGTTATGTATAAAACtagcaaaatattttattattattattattgaaaattaaaaaactaccgtATGTGAAAATGATTGATTAAATTCTTTTTCTAGCTATTTTATTCTCTCTTATTTTCTTgtacataatttaaaatagtaTATTTCATGACAATACTttataaatcactaaataaaactactttattattacttattacaaaaacattctcataattaagtgattattttttaattcctagTGAGCACTATTTTACTAGTTACTAGTTTTAAACAACTGGCCAATTTATCGGTTATCGGTTATCGGTTATCGGTTTGTTTTTTCTGCTAACACAACTGAACAACAGTGTGATTTACAGACATTTCTGGTTTGACTTCTTCCATCATCAGCTGGGAGTGAAACTTACTCTTTAACTAAACAAGTTTACGTGTTTTTTTGCAACACTAAACAATAGGGATGTAACAATATCAAAATCTCACGATACGATAATATCACGATATGACGTCCATGATACAATATTTAttgtgctatttaaaaaaaaaacagatatgaaGAATTGGAAAAAATTCTTACTACTAACCGTGTGATCCGAACTCTTCTGAGCCGAGAATATGTGTGCGTCCGGCAGCGTGTCGAATGGCGACAGTGTCTCGACGTCCACGCGCTCCAACATCTCGGTCAGAGCGGTCAGCAGCGACACCTCGCTCTCCATGCTCTCCGTCAGCCTCTTCTCCTGAAACATGGATAAAATGGACGGATCCAGACTTCCGTGAAGAGCATCTGAGATCCTTCCGACATCCAGCTCAAAGACGGGAACATCACGTTTCACAAATTCGACCTGTGGATAAAACAAGTCACACAGCCCAGGTAACAAAACTACACTTTCTTAATGTATTTAAAGTGCAGACTCATTTTGTACTTAAAGTGATTCATTAGTACTTCTTAAGTGTACAACTAAGTGCACTCAACTGTGCTATTTTGGGACATTATGAATATGGGCTAAATTGTGCTTTTGACATACTATTTCTGTATTTAATCACTACTTGTAGTACACTTGTAAAGATGGTTCAATTGgtaattaaaaacagaaatagtATGTCAAAAGCACATTTTAGTCCATATTCATAATGTCCCAAAATAGCACAGTTAAGTACACTTAGTTGTACACTTAAGAAGTACTAATGAATCACTATTAGTATATTGAGTACAAAATTAGTGCGCAAAAATATAGCACTTCAAGTACATTATGGAAACCTATGTTTTTGACCTTGAAAACAACGTCTGATTTAAACTCTGACCTTTATATTCCAGTGAATTCAAAGATGTAAAGTCATCATGATAAGGAATTACAACAGTCCTATAATCTGTGAATTTAAGTCATATTTCCTGTAACTACAGCACAGCACTTTACTGAATACAGTCTGTTAAAAATGACATTGCTTAAtagaattaaaattattttacccGGTAATTACAATTATGTTTGCACTTTAAAACGCCATCATACTGCCCTTAGAAAACGTTAACATAGTAACTACAGTAAAAATATCGTAGTAACTACAGGAAATGGTTAAATACTGAAAGCTTCGTACATttgaatttcacatttttacaggAGTAACAAATGAATATAACATTAacgaaatgtattttattatttttaattaatagtttcaataaaaataattacaagaaAATAGAGTATGAATTTTAAAACTTTCTATCAGAAATTTGGTTTTAcgcaaaatgtagatttttttttaaatcaaatatttattctATTCTGCATTTCAATAATACAGTTGTTTACATAATTCCCATTGGTTTtcagaagtaaaatgttttcaaaaaacatttttgaaacaaacattgacaaaaatatgctataaaatgtcacatttatttctaattttaagtactaaataactaaaattatataatctaaaatgtattaaaaaatatattaaattgtatataCCCAgactataattatttaaattttcttaacTATAtagtaacaatttatttaattttatatatgaagagtttgtttgcaaaaacagataactccgttttttattttaccacaaaataaacatttttttattttgtttatataatttataatgaaaaccgaatatattaaaataaaatctaattcaaagtattaacaaaaacaataattgtaatgtcaattttacaaaaaaaaaagtttttttaattgtgatttctTTCATTATGTATTGCTAAAggtcaatattaaatatatattagcgAATACTGGATATCAAACGTTCATCTCTtccatttttacattatattatcttATAAAATCACTAATAAATTAATAGCTCTGTTAAATGTTATCtttatgaatatacatttttatcattataatgcCTAAATTACATGtgtagattttaaaacatttgattttgttttttattgttttatttttaatttatttagacaaaatagggAAGCTATTGGTCATACAAATAGATAAAGTAGATAGTACAACACATTAAACTCTTCTCAAAGAACTAGAAAAGTTTTAATAAGAGCATTATTTCCACATGTTCTGCTGttaattcctctctctctctctctctctctctctctctctctctcttcctcttccctCGTTTCCCGTTTCAGTGGCCTCTCAGAATTTGGCAGGAGACCTAAAAAACCTCTCTAATGAAACCTAgaagagagaaaacacacacacacacacactttacatttCCTTCAACTAGTGTATTGTTTAACGTTTATTCATCTAATATAGGTGATATATAATAAACTAATATATGTAATACATACTGATATATAGGCtcaatatatgtgaccctggagcacaaaaccagtcacatgGGTCAAAAGtcaagctgaataaatcatctctccagtgatgtgtggtttgtttggaggacaatatttgtctgagacacaactattagaaaatctggaatcagagggagcaaaaaaatcgaaatattgagaaaatcatcttttaaagttgttcaaatgtgtgtgtgtgtgtgtgtgtgtgtgtgtgtgtgtgtgtgttttgttccgCAGAAAGCCTCAGTCAACACACAGGACCCCTGACCTTTAACCTGACACCCCATCAGCCGTTGGCAGCAGAACACCAGCGCTAAAAGCTGCTCCATCATGTGTGGAGGTGCAATCATCTGATCccagatcagagagagagagagagagagagagagggggagagacagagagagagacagagagagagagaacacacgtGTTAAAGGAAACAGTCTCATACTCACTGTTAGAGATTAACGTGTGCGCAGAGAAACCTGACAGAGACACAGGAGAGACAACCAGCTTCAGTAGAGGTACaggatctctctctcacacacacacacacacacacacacatttctataatgtaaggtcagaataaggtcagtactatctccagatgaactcttcctggactgaagcagctcagctttacttgattctccatcaatcctGTTTTAGAGTCTCAGATCTGATcttcaggatcttttgaggagcgtttgtttctctgttcctcagcggaggaatgatcttacTAGAGACACACCTGAAATACAATGCAGTCCTTATTCCTTCGCTTAGTTTCGTTAACTAGGCTTGAGTTGTGAAgcttatgaaatgtattttattaactgTAGCATGagcaaaatcacatttttaagtGGAAAAGATATATATTGTAGTCTAATTAAACGTACCATTATTCTTCTATAGTCTTATATTATTATGTGATTTAGTCACACATCGAAGAAAAGGTGGTTTTTCTAAAAAGAGTGAAACTCTGACCAAATCTCATTTTCttgatgatttgatattttataatagtgattttataattgtattcttATAACTTCAAAGTATAAGTGAAAAGTATGAATGAGTGACTAATAAGGCAGTAAGTGCTCCTCTGCTGCCATCTACAGGTTATAATGGTGATtggatgtattttttatttttacacagtgTTCATAGCAGCATATTTTGGtcatctgttaaaaataacattcaaattaGATGATTTAGAAGCTGTAAAGAGCTGGAAA encodes the following:
- the si:dkey-93h22.8 gene encoding uncharacterized protein si:dkey-93h22.8 → MAFASPASQPHTSPSQSLGISRLSRKDTNTAVGLCIDPPNPVLVPLKPTRQPIISASEPDAGVSCEEVRVSEDEPEASGRRRKQTTCGAIGIEAADLTRLLEQFGTHDSNRDVAPASRSRCESFDFDTLLKQAQRGRKMRSS